A DNA window from Mycolicibacter hiberniae contains the following coding sequences:
- a CDS encoding SRPBCC family protein produces the protein MASNIIAALDVKRPIQTVYNQWTQFESFPQFMEGVEQVQQRDPTHLHWKIKVGPVSREFDATITEQHPEERIAWRSDSGPAHGGVVTFHKIDDNTTRVTTQMDIDPDGVLENVADKLHILDHRVHGDLKRFKEFIESQGSETGAWRGDVPRR, from the coding sequence ATGGCCAGCAACATCATCGCGGCCCTGGACGTCAAGCGGCCGATTCAGACGGTGTACAACCAATGGACCCAGTTCGAGTCGTTCCCGCAGTTCATGGAGGGCGTCGAGCAGGTGCAACAACGCGACCCCACGCACCTGCACTGGAAGATCAAGGTGGGCCCAGTCTCGCGTGAGTTCGACGCGACCATCACCGAGCAACACCCCGAAGAGCGCATCGCCTGGCGATCCGACTCCGGCCCGGCCCACGGCGGTGTGGTCACCTTCCACAAGATCGATGACAACACCACGCGGGTGACCACCCAGATGGACATCGACCCCGACGGTGTCCTGGAGAACGTCGCCGACAAGCTGCACATCCTGGACCATCGGGTGCACGGCGATCTCAAGCGCTTCAAGGAATTCATCGAAAGCCAGGGCAGCGAGACCGGCGCGTGGCGCGGAGACGTACCGCGGCGATGA
- a CDS encoding phosphodiesterase, which translates to MIAGELFRRGAALRQRRFFHPDGVLATGVLERHAPTGVGLPVPSATVVARISKAAGTPGALPDAVGLALRIPASAPDHRCWDILLASASSGIVGRALGIRPALRWSGLTMTSLQPLSYREQTWWLRARLNTPIDGRGLSLRNVRQQLDGGQIRFELEQARGTAGFHPLAHLVLTGLEGTGDAGHDVSFDPTVNTAPGVELRPRWLTRLRADAYRASREGRAATSPTPPPPAVAGPRDR; encoded by the coding sequence ATGATCGCCGGGGAGCTGTTTCGCCGGGGGGCAGCGCTGCGGCAAAGGCGGTTTTTTCACCCCGACGGTGTGCTGGCGACCGGCGTTCTCGAACGGCATGCACCCACCGGTGTGGGCCTGCCGGTGCCATCGGCCACGGTGGTGGCACGCATCTCCAAGGCCGCCGGCACACCGGGCGCGCTACCCGACGCCGTCGGACTGGCCCTGCGGATTCCCGCCTCAGCGCCCGACCACCGCTGCTGGGACATCCTGCTGGCCTCGGCGAGTTCGGGGATCGTGGGCCGCGCGCTGGGGATACGGCCCGCACTGCGGTGGTCGGGTCTGACGATGACCTCGCTGCAGCCGCTGAGCTACCGCGAGCAGACGTGGTGGTTGCGGGCTCGGCTGAACACACCGATCGACGGCCGGGGATTGTCGCTTCGCAATGTCCGCCAGCAACTCGACGGCGGCCAGATCCGCTTCGAACTCGAGCAGGCCCGCGGGACGGCCGGATTCCATCCACTCGCCCACCTGGTGCTCACCGGCCTCGAGGGGACCGGCGATGCGGGGCATGACGTGTCGTTCGACCCGACCGTCAACACTGCTCCGGGGGTGGAACTGCGTCCCCGCTGGCTCACCCGGTTGCGCGCCGACGCCTATCGCGCCAGCCGGGAAGGCCGGGCCGCAACGTCCCCTACTCCCCCGCCGCCGGCGGTGGCTGGTCCTCGGGACCGTTGA
- a CDS encoding Rv2732c family membrane protein — MSGSGDNHRDFEAYRADIEAAERRVAGEIDPGGRGLVVAICVFVLLGSFLLPHTGSVRGWDVLFPGNGTDEAFVTLPSKLFMWLALVFGVGFSLLALLTRRWTVAWVALSGSAVASVAGLLAVWSRQTAVPGDPGPGVGLILAWITLFVLTFHWARVVWTRTALQLAAEAERRRSTAELHSKNLLDGLNGPEDQPPPAAGE; from the coding sequence ATGAGCGGCAGCGGCGACAACCACCGAGACTTCGAGGCCTACCGCGCCGACATCGAGGCCGCCGAGCGCCGCGTGGCCGGTGAGATCGATCCCGGCGGCAGAGGCCTGGTCGTCGCGATCTGCGTCTTCGTGCTGCTGGGGTCCTTCCTGTTGCCGCACACCGGTTCGGTGCGCGGCTGGGACGTGCTGTTCCCCGGCAACGGCACCGACGAAGCCTTCGTGACGCTGCCGTCGAAGTTGTTCATGTGGCTGGCCCTGGTGTTCGGCGTGGGATTCTCCCTGCTGGCTTTGCTGACGCGGCGCTGGACGGTGGCCTGGGTGGCCCTGTCCGGGTCGGCGGTGGCCAGCGTGGCGGGACTGCTGGCCGTGTGGTCCCGCCAGACCGCGGTGCCGGGCGACCCCGGGCCGGGCGTCGGGCTGATCCTGGCCTGGATCACGCTGTTCGTGCTGACGTTTCACTGGGCGCGCGTGGTGTGGACCCGCACCGCGCTGCAGCTCGCCGCAGAGGCCGAGCGCCGGCGCAGCACCGCCGAACTGCACTCCAAGAACCTGCTGGACGGCCTCAACGGTCCCGAGGACCAGCCACCGCCGGCGGCGGGGGAGTAG
- the miaB gene encoding tRNA (N6-isopentenyl adenosine(37)-C2)-methylthiotransferase MiaB, whose protein sequence is MRTYEVRTYGCQMNVHDSERIAGMLEQAGYRRASDGADADLVVFNTCAVRENADNKLYGNLSHLAPNKRGNPDMQIAVGGCLAQKDKDSVLNRAPWVDVVFGTHNLGSLPALLERARHNRSAQVEIVESLREFPSSLPTARDSAYSAWVSISVGCNNSCTFCIVPSLRGREVDRSPDDILAEVRALAAEGVLEVTLLGQNVNAYGVSFADPDLPRDRGAFASLLRSCGDVDGLERVRFTSPHPAEFTDDVIEAMAQTPNVCPTLHMPLQSGSDRVLRAMRRSYRAERYLGILERVRAAIPDAAITTDLIVGFPGETEQDFAETLEVVAAARFSAAFTFQYSKRPGTPAAELPDQLPKEVVQQRYDRLIELQEQISLEENQAQIGRTVELLVAAGEGRKDAATARMSGRARDGRLVHFAPGNAQVRPGDVVTTTVTGAAPHHLLADGALLSHRRTRAGDLHAEPAPGVGLGMPTMPGAAR, encoded by the coding sequence ATGCGCACCTACGAGGTGCGCACCTACGGCTGTCAGATGAACGTTCACGACTCCGAACGGATCGCCGGAATGCTGGAGCAGGCCGGATATCGCCGCGCCTCCGACGGCGCGGACGCCGACCTTGTGGTGTTCAACACCTGCGCGGTGCGGGAGAACGCCGACAACAAGCTCTACGGAAACCTGAGTCACCTGGCGCCCAACAAGCGCGGCAACCCCGACATGCAGATCGCAGTGGGTGGCTGCCTGGCCCAGAAAGACAAGGACAGCGTGCTCAACCGCGCGCCGTGGGTGGACGTCGTCTTCGGCACCCACAATCTGGGGTCGCTACCGGCGCTGCTGGAACGCGCCCGGCACAACCGCAGCGCCCAGGTCGAAATCGTGGAATCGCTCCGCGAGTTCCCGTCGTCGCTGCCCACCGCGCGGGACTCGGCCTACTCGGCCTGGGTGTCGATCTCCGTCGGCTGTAACAACAGCTGCACCTTCTGCATCGTTCCCTCGTTGCGTGGCCGCGAAGTGGACCGCAGCCCGGACGACATCCTTGCCGAAGTGCGGGCGCTGGCCGCCGAGGGCGTCCTCGAAGTGACCTTGCTGGGCCAGAACGTCAACGCCTACGGTGTCTCGTTCGCCGACCCCGATCTGCCGCGCGACCGCGGCGCATTCGCATCGTTGCTGCGGTCCTGCGGGGACGTCGACGGGCTGGAACGGGTCCGCTTCACCTCACCTCATCCGGCCGAGTTCACCGACGATGTCATCGAAGCGATGGCGCAGACCCCGAACGTCTGTCCCACGCTGCACATGCCGCTGCAGTCCGGTTCCGACCGCGTGCTGCGGGCCATGCGCCGCTCCTACCGGGCCGAGCGCTACCTGGGCATCCTGGAGCGGGTCCGGGCCGCCATTCCCGATGCAGCCATCACCACGGACCTGATCGTCGGATTCCCCGGTGAGACGGAGCAGGATTTCGCCGAGACGCTTGAGGTGGTGGCGGCGGCCCGATTCTCGGCCGCATTCACCTTCCAGTACTCCAAGCGCCCCGGGACACCTGCTGCCGAACTTCCCGATCAGTTGCCCAAAGAGGTGGTCCAGCAGCGCTATGACCGGCTGATCGAACTACAGGAGCAGATCTCGTTGGAAGAGAACCAGGCCCAGATCGGTCGCACCGTCGAATTGCTGGTGGCGGCCGGTGAGGGACGCAAGGATGCCGCTACCGCACGCATGAGCGGCCGGGCCCGCGACGGCCGGCTGGTGCACTTCGCGCCTGGGAACGCCCAGGTGCGCCCCGGTGACGTGGTGACCACGACCGTGACCGGCGCGGCGCCGCACCACCTGCTGGCCGACGGCGCTCTGCTGAGTCATCGGCGTACCCGGGCTGGAGACCTGCACGCCGAACCGGCACCCGGTGTCGGACTCGGTATGCCCACGATGCCGGGGGCGGCGCGATGA
- a CDS encoding amino acid ABC transporter ATP-binding protein, translating into MIAIREVNKYFGDLHVLKDISLEVARGEVVAILGPSGSGKSTLCRTINRLEVVDSGTIALDGEPLPTEGAALARLRAQVGMVFQSFNLFPHKTILANVTLAPMKVHKLPRAQAHSQAMALLERVGVADQADKHPAQLSGGQQQRVAIARALAMNPKVMLFDEPTSALDPEMISEVLDVMTSLADDGMTMVVVTHEMGFARRAADRVVFMADGAIVEVAAPAEFFGSPQTDRARDFLAKVLEH; encoded by the coding sequence ATGATCGCCATCCGCGAGGTCAACAAGTACTTCGGCGATCTGCATGTGCTCAAAGACATCAGTCTCGAGGTCGCCCGGGGCGAGGTGGTGGCGATCCTCGGTCCCTCAGGCTCGGGCAAGTCCACGCTGTGCCGCACCATCAACCGGCTCGAAGTCGTCGACTCCGGCACCATAGCTCTCGACGGCGAGCCGCTGCCGACCGAAGGCGCGGCCCTGGCCCGGTTGCGGGCGCAGGTCGGCATGGTGTTCCAGTCGTTCAACCTGTTTCCACACAAGACGATTCTCGCCAACGTCACACTGGCTCCGATGAAGGTGCACAAGCTCCCCCGGGCGCAGGCGCACAGCCAGGCCATGGCACTGCTGGAGCGGGTCGGGGTGGCCGATCAGGCCGACAAGCACCCCGCCCAGCTGTCCGGCGGGCAGCAGCAGCGGGTGGCGATCGCGCGCGCCCTGGCGATGAATCCGAAGGTGATGCTGTTCGATGAGCCGACCAGCGCCCTGGACCCGGAGATGATCAGCGAAGTGCTCGACGTGATGACCAGCCTGGCCGACGACGGGATGACCATGGTGGTGGTCACCCACGAGATGGGTTTCGCTCGCCGTGCCGCGGACCGGGTGGTGTTCATGGCCGACGGCGCCATCGTCGAGGTCGCCGCTCCCGCAGAGTTCTTCGGCTCGCCGCAGACCGACCGGGCCCGGGACTTTCTGGCCAAGGTCCTCGAACATTGA
- a CDS encoding glutamate ABC transporter substrate-binding protein yields MRTLARVAAVLAWAAVLAALTGACTAHDSGKITIGVKFDQPGLSVKRPDGTLDGFDVAVARYVAARLGYPPDRIAWIEAPSSQREMLLRNGQVDFLVATYSITDSRLQKVDFAGPYLLAGQSLLVRADNTDITGTASLQRHKKLCSVSGSTPAQRIKDRYPGVQLQRYDTYSACVEALRNGAIDAVTTDDVILAGFAAQSPGDFKLVGERFSQELYGIGVRKGNDTLRQRINDALEEMERDGSWRAAFEDNFGPAGFAVPDPPPIRR; encoded by the coding sequence TTGCGCACGTTGGCGCGGGTCGCTGCGGTACTGGCGTGGGCGGCCGTTTTGGCCGCGCTCACCGGGGCATGCACCGCCCACGACAGCGGCAAGATCACCATCGGGGTCAAGTTCGACCAACCCGGGTTGAGCGTCAAGAGACCCGACGGAACGCTGGACGGATTCGATGTCGCCGTGGCCCGCTACGTCGCGGCCCGGCTGGGCTACCCGCCCGACCGCATCGCCTGGATCGAGGCTCCGTCCAGCCAGCGCGAGATGCTGCTGCGCAACGGCCAGGTCGACTTCCTGGTGGCCACGTATTCGATCACCGACTCGCGCCTGCAGAAGGTCGACTTCGCCGGCCCCTACCTGCTGGCCGGGCAGTCGCTGCTGGTTCGCGCCGATAACACCGACATCACCGGCACGGCCTCGCTGCAGCGGCACAAGAAGCTGTGTTCGGTGTCCGGATCCACACCGGCGCAGCGGATCAAGGACCGCTACCCCGGTGTGCAGTTGCAGCGTTACGACACGTACTCGGCATGTGTGGAGGCCCTGCGCAACGGCGCGATCGACGCGGTGACCACCGACGACGTGATCCTGGCCGGTTTTGCCGCCCAGAGTCCCGGCGACTTCAAGCTGGTCGGCGAACGCTTCTCCCAGGAGCTTTACGGAATCGGTGTGCGCAAGGGCAACGACACGCTGCGGCAGCGGATCAACGACGCCCTCGAAGAAATGGAACGTGACGGTTCGTGGCGGGCGGCGTTCGAGGACAACTTCGGCCCGGCCGGGTTTGCCGTACCCGATCCGCCGCCGATCAGACGATGA
- a CDS encoding amino acid ABC transporter permease, with the protein MMFGEYRGQILQSFTVTVELAVLSGALALALGTGLAAMRLAPVPVLRLLGGGYVHLVRNIPLTLLLLLCSFGLSQTLGVTLTDPQSPTSVDDSNFRLAVLGLGVYTASFVCEAVRAGVNTVGIGQAEAARSLGLSFTQNLRIILLPQAFRAAMVPLGSVFIALTKNTTLASAIGVAEAALLMKTMTENTAALLGVGAVFATGFLVLTLPLGLLFGYLDRRLAVSR; encoded by the coding sequence ATGATGTTCGGCGAATATCGGGGCCAGATCCTCCAATCCTTCACCGTCACGGTCGAGTTGGCGGTGCTGTCCGGTGCACTCGCACTGGCCTTGGGCACCGGGTTGGCGGCGATGCGCCTGGCTCCGGTGCCGGTGCTGCGCCTGCTCGGCGGCGGCTATGTCCATCTGGTGCGCAATATCCCGCTGACCCTGCTGTTGCTGTTGTGTTCATTCGGGCTGTCCCAGACGCTGGGCGTGACGCTGACCGACCCGCAGTCGCCGACCTCGGTCGACGACAGCAACTTTCGCCTGGCGGTCCTCGGGCTCGGTGTCTACACCGCGTCTTTCGTCTGCGAAGCGGTGCGCGCGGGTGTCAACACGGTGGGGATCGGGCAGGCCGAGGCGGCTCGCTCGCTGGGGCTGAGTTTCACCCAGAATCTCCGGATTATCTTGCTGCCCCAAGCCTTTCGCGCCGCGATGGTCCCGTTGGGCTCGGTTTTCATCGCGCTGACGAAGAACACCACGCTGGCCTCGGCGATCGGCGTCGCCGAGGCGGCGCTGCTGATGAAGACGATGACCGAGAACACCGCGGCACTGCTGGGCGTGGGCGCGGTGTTCGCCACAGGCTTTCTGGTGCTGACACTGCCGCTTGGACTGTTGTTCGGTTACCTCGACCGGCGCTTGGCGGTGTCGCGATGA
- a CDS encoding amino acid ABC transporter permease — protein sequence MRSVPRATVLFDTPGPRARARHHALSVATVLVAGLLSWMVYSRLCAKGQLTAEKWAPFLTADLWRTYVLPGVAGTLTAAAWSIGLALILGVALGIGRLSQITPVRWCCAVVVEVFRAIPVLIMMIFAYFVYGLLNVFPPQQIALAGVVTGLTLYNGAVIAEIVRAGVNALPGGQGEAAAALGLGWVASMRLVLLPQAVTAMLPVLVSQLVVVLKDTAIGYQITFVEMVRQSTVVGSQYSNYLPALLVIAALMITGNMALSAGAIGLERRMRQARQSPLEATTIEPEGTPGTRVV from the coding sequence ATGAGGTCCGTGCCACGGGCGACCGTGCTGTTCGACACCCCCGGCCCGCGGGCCCGGGCCCGCCACCACGCCCTGTCGGTGGCCACGGTGCTGGTCGCCGGCCTGCTGAGCTGGATGGTGTACTCGCGGCTGTGCGCCAAAGGCCAGCTGACGGCGGAGAAATGGGCGCCGTTCCTGACCGCGGACCTGTGGCGGACCTACGTGTTACCGGGCGTGGCGGGCACTCTTACCGCGGCAGCCTGGTCCATCGGGCTCGCACTGATTCTGGGCGTCGCGCTGGGTATCGGCCGGTTGTCCCAGATCACGCCGGTGCGCTGGTGTTGCGCGGTGGTCGTGGAGGTCTTCCGGGCCATTCCGGTGCTGATCATGATGATCTTCGCCTATTTCGTCTACGGCCTGCTCAACGTGTTTCCGCCACAACAGATCGCGTTGGCCGGGGTCGTCACCGGCCTGACCCTCTACAACGGCGCAGTCATCGCCGAGATCGTGCGGGCCGGGGTCAACGCCCTGCCCGGCGGCCAAGGCGAGGCCGCCGCCGCGTTGGGGCTGGGCTGGGTCGCCTCGATGCGGCTGGTCCTGCTGCCCCAAGCCGTCACGGCCATGCTTCCGGTACTGGTGTCGCAACTGGTGGTGGTGCTCAAAGACACCGCTATCGGCTACCAGATCACGTTTGTGGAGATGGTGCGCCAGAGCACCGTCGTCGGCTCCCAGTACAGCAACTACCTGCCCGCGCTCCTGGTGATCGCCGCGCTGATGATCACCGGAAACATGGCACTGTCAGCCGGCGCCATCGGCTTGGAACGCCGCATGCGCCAGGCTCGCCAGTCCCCCTTGGAGGCCACCACCATCGAGCCGGAAGGCACCCCGGGCACCCGCGTCGTTTAG
- a CDS encoding Rv1893 family protein produces MAITPKDAISAARDIAAHTMEKASDIVEDAGDIIRGDISGGVSAIVQDSMAIATHAVERTKEVFTGTHDAEEGV; encoded by the coding sequence ATGGCCATCACCCCCAAGGATGCAATCAGCGCCGCACGCGACATCGCCGCTCACACCATGGAGAAGGCCTCAGACATCGTCGAGGACGCCGGCGACATCATTCGGGGGGACATCTCCGGGGGCGTCAGCGCGATCGTCCAGGACTCGATGGCGATCGCCACGCATGCTGTGGAGCGAACCAAGGAAGTCTTCACCGGCACACACGACGCCGAGGAAGGCGTCTAA
- the recX gene encoding recombination regulator RecX: MSWPMKSCLPLSTSELVEAAEPKREEQAKALCLRLLTARARTRAELAGQLAKRGYSEAVSSRVLHRLTIAGLIDDADFAEQWVRSRRERAGKGRKALETELRTKGIDEDVIATALSGIDAGAERERAEQLVAAKLRREALGDDDVKITRRLVAMLARRGYSPSMAYDVVSAALAGERERRRV, from the coding sequence ATGAGCTGGCCGATGAAGTCCTGCCTGCCCCTGTCGACTTCTGAGCTGGTCGAGGCGGCAGAGCCCAAACGCGAAGAGCAGGCGAAGGCGCTGTGCCTTCGCCTGCTCACCGCCCGGGCGCGCACTCGTGCCGAACTGGCCGGGCAGCTGGCAAAACGCGGCTACTCCGAGGCGGTGAGCAGCCGAGTGCTCCACCGGTTGACCATCGCCGGGTTGATCGATGACGCCGATTTTGCCGAACAGTGGGTGCGATCGCGGCGCGAGCGGGCGGGCAAGGGCCGCAAGGCGCTGGAAACCGAGCTGCGCACCAAGGGCATCGATGAGGACGTGATCGCCACAGCGTTGTCGGGCATCGACGCCGGGGCCGAGCGCGAGCGTGCTGAGCAACTGGTAGCGGCCAAGCTTCGCCGAGAAGCCCTCGGCGACGACGATGTCAAGATCACCCGCCGGCTGGTGGCGATGCTGGCCCGGCGCGGCTACAGCCCCTCGATGGCCTACGACGTGGTCAGCGCCGCATTGGCCGGCGAACGAGAGCGCCGCCGAGTCTGA
- the recA gene encoding recombinase RecA codes for MMAQAPDREKALELAMAQIDKNFGKGSVMRLGDEVRQPISVIPTGSIALDVALGIGGLPRGRVVEIYGPESSGKTTVALHAVANAQAAGGIAAFIDAEHALDPDYAKKLGVDTDSLLVSQPDTGEQALEIADTLIRSGALDILVIDSVAALVPRAEIEGEMGDSHVGLQARLMSQALRKMTGALNNSGTTAIFINQLREKIGVMFGSPETTTGGKALKFYASVRLDVRRIETLKDGTEAVGNRTRVKVVKNKVSPPFKQAEFDILYGRGISREGSLIDMGVDQGFIRKSGSWFTYDGEQLGQGKENARNYLLTNVDVANEIEKKIKEKLGIGAVLTDELADEVLPAPVDF; via the coding sequence ATCATGGCGCAAGCGCCCGATCGCGAAAAAGCACTCGAACTGGCGATGGCCCAGATCGACAAGAATTTCGGCAAAGGCTCGGTGATGCGCCTCGGGGACGAGGTGCGTCAGCCGATCTCGGTCATCCCGACCGGTTCCATCGCCTTGGACGTGGCGCTAGGCATCGGCGGCCTGCCCCGGGGCCGGGTCGTCGAGATCTACGGCCCGGAATCCTCCGGTAAGACGACCGTGGCGCTGCACGCGGTGGCCAACGCCCAGGCCGCCGGAGGGATCGCGGCGTTCATCGACGCCGAGCACGCACTGGACCCCGACTACGCCAAGAAGCTCGGCGTGGACACCGACTCGTTGCTGGTGTCCCAGCCCGACACCGGGGAACAGGCGCTGGAGATCGCCGACACGCTGATCCGCTCCGGGGCACTGGACATTCTGGTCATCGACTCGGTGGCCGCCCTGGTGCCGCGCGCGGAGATCGAAGGCGAGATGGGGGACAGCCACGTCGGTCTGCAGGCCCGGCTGATGAGCCAGGCGCTGCGGAAGATGACCGGCGCACTGAACAACTCGGGCACCACGGCCATCTTCATCAACCAGCTGCGGGAGAAGATCGGGGTGATGTTCGGCAGTCCTGAAACCACCACGGGTGGAAAGGCTTTGAAGTTCTATGCATCGGTGCGGCTGGACGTTCGGCGGATCGAGACCCTCAAGGACGGCACTGAAGCGGTCGGCAACCGCACCCGCGTCAAAGTGGTCAAGAACAAGGTGTCGCCGCCGTTCAAGCAGGCCGAGTTCGACATCTTGTACGGTCGGGGCATCAGCCGTGAGGGTTCACTGATCGACATGGGCGTGGATCAGGGCTTCATCCGCAAATCCGGCTCGTGGTTCACCTATGACGGCGAGCAGCTGGGGCAGGGCAAGGAGAACGCCCGCAACTACCTGCTGACCAACGTCGACGTGGCCAATGAGATCGAAAAGAAGATCAAGGAGAAGCTCGGCATCGGTGCCGTGCTGACCGATGAGCTGGCCGATGAAGTCCTGCCTGCCCCTGTCGACTTCTGA
- a CDS encoding oxygenase MpaB family protein yields the protein MNAPAQTIPARHPSGPGRVPAGIAALARVLAVGRPSAERWQKIGEDLTAGDEPMQRLVEWMSSAGAAETRPIFEQILTRGLASVPDAPEPLREFFGEFEPIPDWVDMARVRRGQRALRRGGADGTYIARDVSFLGGYQFSSFNKTLLRTGVLEKGSNKRFAETLQWALDVSAEGGLEPLGVGYRATIRVRLIHEYVRRHVAALPDWRADEWGLPVNQTDMAATLVGALIAPPAGGLALGLVMPPAELDDIAHLTRYVGWLMGVRDDWLPRSFRDGIRVLYQTLGALSAPDETTKQLAAPMADDPLGWHFGAMAGLRRRIARAQHLSLTSSFLGSGTMRKLGLPTSVLPWYPLVRLPVNLARSVAALTLPGGLDRAARRGRREQEAFMRTLMGTGDTTIGASAHVMQVG from the coding sequence ATGAACGCGCCCGCACAGACCATCCCCGCCCGCCACCCGTCCGGGCCCGGCCGCGTACCGGCGGGCATTGCGGCGCTGGCCCGGGTATTGGCGGTAGGGCGGCCCAGTGCCGAGCGGTGGCAGAAGATCGGTGAGGACCTGACCGCCGGAGACGAGCCGATGCAGCGGCTGGTCGAGTGGATGTCGAGCGCCGGGGCCGCCGAGACGCGGCCGATCTTCGAACAGATCCTCACCCGTGGCCTCGCCAGCGTGCCGGATGCACCTGAGCCGCTGCGGGAGTTCTTCGGTGAATTCGAGCCGATACCGGACTGGGTCGACATGGCCCGGGTGCGGCGCGGCCAGCGAGCCCTGCGCCGGGGCGGCGCCGACGGCACCTACATCGCCCGGGACGTGTCGTTTCTGGGCGGCTACCAGTTCTCCTCGTTCAACAAGACGCTGCTGCGCACCGGTGTACTGGAGAAGGGCTCGAACAAGCGCTTCGCCGAGACTCTGCAGTGGGCGCTGGACGTCAGTGCGGAGGGCGGACTGGAGCCGCTCGGCGTCGGTTACCGGGCCACCATCCGGGTCCGGCTGATCCACGAGTACGTGCGCCGGCATGTGGCGGCACTGCCGGACTGGCGCGCCGACGAATGGGGCCTGCCGGTCAACCAAACCGACATGGCCGCCACGTTGGTGGGCGCGCTGATCGCGCCGCCGGCGGGCGGACTGGCGCTGGGACTCGTGATGCCGCCGGCCGAACTGGACGACATCGCGCACCTGACCCGCTATGTCGGCTGGCTGATGGGAGTCCGCGACGACTGGTTGCCCCGCAGCTTCCGGGACGGCATCCGCGTTCTCTACCAGACCCTCGGCGCGCTCTCCGCGCCCGACGAGACGACCAAGCAGCTGGCGGCGCCGATGGCCGACGATCCGCTGGGATGGCATTTCGGCGCCATGGCCGGCCTGCGGCGCCGCATCGCACGCGCCCAGCATCTCTCGTTGACCAGTAGCTTCCTGGGATCGGGCACGATGCGAAAGCTCGGTCTGCCGACTTCGGTGCTGCCGTGGTACCCGCTGGTGCGGCTGCCGGTGAACCTGGCCCGCAGCGTTGCGGCGCTGACGCTGCCCGGTGGACTGGATCGCGCGGCGCGCCGCGGGCGGCGCGAGCAGGAGGCGTTCATGCGCACCCTGATGGGCACCGGCGACACCACCATCGGAGCCTCTGCGCACGTCATGCAGGTGGGTTAG
- a CDS encoding TetR/AcrR family transcriptional regulator, which produces MKRPEVVRDYGGISAVDRRAERRGKLLAAGRQIWGESGIGEVTVRGVCTAAGLTPRYFYEQFPNREALFFAVSDDVRDQLLEAMVTAGVGHPGTLSDKLRSALTAFLDLIAADPHIHRIATSDLSAIPGLNEHRAGILDMITDTIVEYAPAVLDGQNLAPGELRRGALFIVGGVNQIIETWLDDPVETPTELAAICSDLSVALVRSIVAHSDSPHH; this is translated from the coding sequence ATGAAACGCCCTGAGGTGGTGCGTGACTACGGCGGGATCAGCGCGGTGGACCGCCGCGCCGAGCGCCGCGGAAAGCTGCTGGCGGCCGGCCGCCAGATCTGGGGCGAGTCGGGCATCGGCGAGGTCACCGTCCGCGGAGTCTGCACCGCGGCCGGACTCACCCCACGTTACTTCTACGAGCAGTTTCCCAATCGCGAAGCGCTGTTCTTCGCGGTCTCCGACGATGTCCGCGACCAGTTGCTCGAAGCGATGGTGACCGCAGGCGTCGGCCACCCCGGAACGCTGTCGGACAAACTCCGCTCGGCGCTGACCGCCTTCCTCGACCTCATCGCCGCCGACCCCCACATCCACCGCATCGCCACCAGCGACCTGTCGGCGATTCCGGGCCTCAACGAGCACCGCGCGGGCATCCTCGACATGATCACCGACACCATCGTCGAATACGCCCCAGCCGTTCTCGACGGCCAGAACCTGGCCCCCGGAGAGTTACGGCGCGGTGCACTGTTCATCGTCGGCGGCGTCAATCAGATCATCGAAACCTGGCTCGACGACCCGGTCGAGACTCCGACCGAACTGGCCGCGATCTGCTCAGACCTGTCGGTCGCCTTGGTGCGCAGCATCGTGGCGCACAGCGACTCGCCTCACCACTGA
- a CDS encoding DUF3046 domain-containing protein codes for MRLTEFRERVAMRFGAAYGNTVLEDHVLAAVGGRTAARAIEDGVDPREVWWALCADFDVPRDQW; via the coding sequence GTGCGTCTGACCGAATTTCGCGAGCGGGTCGCGATGCGTTTCGGCGCCGCCTACGGCAACACGGTGCTGGAAGATCACGTGCTGGCCGCGGTGGGCGGACGCACCGCGGCGCGGGCCATCGAGGACGGTGTGGACCCGCGCGAGGTGTGGTGGGCGCTGTGCGCGGACTTCGACGTGCCGCGCGATCAGTGGTGA